In Vigna angularis cultivar LongXiaoDou No.4 chromosome 8, ASM1680809v1, whole genome shotgun sequence, the DNA window ATTAATCATCTTAAGTATTTGTTTGAAATGAttgatctttttatttatgattacatCTAGAAGTATTTGTTTTCTACTAGTTTGGATACAAACATAAACTTCTTTCTTACTGTTAGGATGTGTGCACCTGTGGAAGAGATTTATTCACATATTTTCTGAAATTCATGTTTATCCAGCCTCTTCAAACCAAGTTTGAAGTACTAAACTTAGCTGAAGATCTTAGCAGGAGATTGTTAGCTGTATTCGATACTCCTAGAGGTATTACTCAATCTTGTATGTCAATGATGGTTGTGTTTTAGTAACTTATCTCTCATAATCATCTTTCTGAATACAGAAAAGGACTGTATTgcatgtttttataatttaagatatattatcttgtatgatcttgtaatattatgtttatttttcagtaATAAATTTATGTGTTGTTCTGGTGTTTATAAAATATGGCAGCTCTTGTTTCTTGATTGCCCCAAACCTTACATTATAACCTTGATTCTTTTCCCAATTATATTTACAACCCTTTAGAAATTACACATTTAAAGAGGACCTATCAAATATCCTATACATACACTGTATAAGAAATCAAAGAATGATCTTGTGTTGTATTTTATTGTGTATTGAATAAGGCTATTATAAGTCCTTAGACAAGGGAAAGCCTATAAGAGGGTGGTATAAACCTTAAAGCATTTCAAAATATGAGCTTAATCAGATAAAGGGAGCTATATGTGGATGCATATAAAATTGAATACATATATTGACTGATTAGTTCCAATCATAGGAGAAGAATTTGTCACCATTAGATAATTACCAATTATAGAAAGATTAAACCAGCACTATAGATGTCGAATTTGTCTGGTGAATTCAAGTGTTTAAAACATGAAACCATATTAGGAACCAAAAATCCAACATCATTACATGATAAAGGGAGCTATATGTGGTAATAGTTTGTTTAGATGTATTTAACTTGCCATAAGACTGGGAAAGTGCAGTTGCAACTGGAATTGAGGGTAGTGAAAGAGTTTGTGTGGTCATGATGTATTGGTCTGGTGCAGCATATCTGTATTGGAAGAATTGAACACATCCTATGGtgttagaattttaatttttacttgaTGGGATGTGTACCTCCTTGTATTGTCTCTTAATTTTCTGGAGATAGATGTGGTCTCCCACATATCAGATTCTTTTAGTGGTTTCAgccacttcttcttcaagttcattGACTTGTGCCTTCTTAGCACACTtatctctagcttccttccctcttggaaggccGTCTGAGCTACAACCTCTGCCTACACACTCCAAAACCACACcaaacaattcatcaaacaccttccgtTAGCCTCCAACTACATCTGCGTTTTCCAATTCTGCTGCCACCTCTGGTCTGAGAAGCTGCTCATTCTTGAAGAGTAAATGCCACCTCTGGTCTGAGAAGCTGCCACCTCTGTTTAGctgtatttctttttctttttcggtTTTGTTGTGCCTTAAGCAGTTGCTAGCTCTCTGATTGATCATATAAAGCAACGACATCATGTCCAGCTTTGATCAGTTGAGCCAATTAGCATTGCACATTTTGGTTCCAGTAGCAAACTGTCCATAAACTGTACTTTCTGGATTGAGTTGTATAATCTGCTTTGGTCCAGTTTTCTGGTGTTTCAAGCTTTGACCAAATCTGCTTTATGAGTCTAAATGTGTTTAAACTGATTGCAAACTCATATTAATCTCAGAAAAGCAAAATGAATGGTTTAATTCCTCACACTATGATTTCAAAAATCTGCATCAATATTCTTCACTGGTTTCAAGTTGGCTCACTGTTGTTGGTCAGATTTTGTGGTTTTGAATCTTGGTACAAGTGTGTTTCCTAttgttaaacatgtttcaagtaGTAGCAACTCTTGTTAATCACTAAAATGCAAAATGCATACCTGAGTTGCCTACTTTCAGTAGCTTGTGTTGTCTTTGTTTCACAATTCTCCAATTCAATTTCTGGTCTGCTTTGGTGAATATTGTTTCTACTCAGTTTTGTTGTGTATAAAGCTTGAGACaagtttcttttatgattttaagcATGTCTCAAGTGATAGCAACTCCAATCAATCACAGAATTGAAAAATGAATGGTTGAGTTGATTAAATTCTGGATTTCAAAACTGTCACAGTTTTAAGTCAAGTGTTTGCACCGTGCTTGTTGTCTTTGTGTGGTTTTAGGTCACTTTAAATCTTGTAGCTGATATCCTACAGTTAGATGTAGTGTTTAGGCATTCTTTGAGTCTTTATTTGAACCAGCCAGCTTTGAATCTACTGTTTTATTAAATCTGCAAAAgttttcaatgcatttttcgGCATTTTAAGCAACTGCTGCTGTCATATGAAGCCACTGGCTGTGTCTATGTATTCTAACCAATTGAGCAAGTGTATGTTGTCATTTGAAAGTTGTGTGCAATGTTCAAATGGTCCTTGAGAAGCCTATATGCACAATCAGTTTCTCCTGCAAACCCCTtccaacatatattaaaatattccaaGGTTGATTTATCATTCACGTAACTCATGCAGAAAATTAATTTGGACTTTCTTATTCAATGTAAACCGTGGCCTCCCAACTACTCATTCTTCAAccgaaaataataaaacttgaagcattacattcaataaaataaaaacgtgAAAACCAATCCTAATCCCTGTAAGAAAACCGAAAAGAAGAAACTAGTCTCTCTTCAATTACCCATCAAGTTGCAGCTGGTCTTCCActaagaaagaataaaaaaaaacaatttaatctcTACCCCAAAACCATGGATTACTCTAAGAAAGGGAATAGAAACCATGCAATATTCAAAGCCAAGACCCCACTTCCTTTTCCTTTCCAAAACCGTGACACATACTTCAATTTAGTTTCcaccttcaatttttttattcatcaccACATGAGCTATACTTCTAGACAATGCTTTTCAGATTTTTAAAGAATGATGTGCTTTTCATTGCAAAGTGCCGTGACCAATCCTTACACTTCTAGCAAAACCAAAGACTTAGTCTTCCTTAAAGCaatttgacaaatattatattctttcCACTccagtaatttttttttaggatGTAACCGTGCAAAGACAAAGCTCATGGAATAATAAGGATGCAAGGAATAAACTAAACATTAAATGCAATTCAAAGTAGAAATGGCATTGGAAGAAAACGTTAACAGCAATTGAATAAAGTTATCCAACGTGtagaataataataagatgAATGTTTTTGTTCAAGCAATTAAAGATACAAACAGAACCTATTCAAGCTAAGCTCCATTCCACATTGTGCTAACATAGAATCCAAACTAGAAGTTCTTGCTTGGTGGCAGCTAACGCATTTCTCCTCTCTTGCTCTCCAACCAGATTGTTTTTCTTCAGAGAACTCCAGCCCCCCAGAGTAGTCTCCAGACTCCAAGTAGCAGCCCTCCAACAAAGACGTTCACAGCCAAAAGTTTCAAAACCAAAAACCCAGAGTGTGTGTAGCCGTGAGTTCTGTAACTAAGAGTAGTGTCCAGAACCTCCAAATGTAACCCCCTTTCTTGTGTGTCTCCtcatttttaaaaggaaaaccAGCCAGCTATGAGCCATCTCTTCCGTTCAATCATGGCCCCCTCTCCATGTCATCATTAGTCATAGTGTTCTATTATAGTTGTGCAGGTCACACTATGGCCCTTATATTAGTTTCTCTCAATCTTTTCCTTAGGCACAATCCATCTTGCAAAGGCTGTTATATTTGGTTTTGTCTTACATTCTTTTTCAATTGTGATTTGAAGGTGGTAGTGTACGAAGGTGTGATTAGGGAAAAGGCAACAAGCAAAGAAGATTGTCCACAATTCCTGAAAGGTATGCTTAATGTTATAGTCCTACCATCTTTGAAGTAATAAATAGTTttgatgattattattttagtcaGTCTCTCCTATTTTTTGTTGACTCTGAAGTATGTTAATTATTAGGTAAAAATTTCCACCAATTTTGTAGCAAAAACAGTGACATCAACACTCAAGTAAGTGGTTCTAaccttttatttgtatttagtaTGGGGAGATAAATTTGCCTTGTGATTGTTTGATGTTCAATTGCATTGTGTCACTGTCGTTAGTCTCTTAAATTTGGTTATGGATGTAGTAAAGTATGTTAATTTTAACATGTGTTGtttctattttagtttatttatagtatGATGTTACACTGTGGGTGTGTTCCCTTTGTGATGAACAAGATATGCATCTTATTCTcattttgtcttcttttttttggttaattttttcATCCTTCTTAGTCCATTGTTCTATTCTGTTCTTCCTGCCACCCACAAAGGTTACTTCTCTTTTGTCCTTTATGCTTTCTTCTGTTATATACAGTGTTGCTCCAAACAATCCAAATACAAATGAAACTTACTTAGTAAAGTACTTCTCTTTTTGTTCTCCTTCTCAACCCCTACTCACTAAAGCCTCACTTTCCCTCCTGCCATAGTTAAAACTAGctcttttctcttcaaacaaTGGAAGAGAATACTCCAAACCCTCTTACCCGTACTCTTGGACAACATAACCACAATATACATGATTTTAAAGTGCATCCATGACACTTTAACGTACACAAACAACACCCCAGAGTATCCAACCATGTGTACTCATTATAACATAACTAAGTACTTACATAACATGAGTAAGTACTTACTTAACATTACCACCTCCTATAGGGGTCTATAGTGATGGAAATTCAATTACTGATTGTTTAGTGTTGAACTTTCTTAATAGTTTTCCTTGAAGGAAAACTtgtaatacataattaatatagCCTTGTATTAACTAGTGGCTAATTTGTCGTTAATTGGTATGTATACAGAACATGGATCAAGTTCCACCAAATCGTTCATGGATGTACGATAGGTGTTATAGAGGAAGAGGTGCGTTGAAAGAGTCATTTGTATTGGGTGTTGAAGAGTTTATAATTAAAGCTTGTGAACAAGACCGTTATCAAAGAGATGGGGGGCTTCGATGTCCATGTTTAAAGTGCGATTGTACAAAGATTTTGAACGAAAGAGTTGTGAAGGTTCACCTATATAAAAACGGTTTCAAgcctaattatttcatttgggaGGATCATGGGGAAACTATGCAAGAACCTGATTTAGTTAATGATGTCACTTTTAGGGGTGTGGAGACAGAAGATGAACCAACTGAACAAGTTATGACGATGGAAGACATGGTGCATGATGCTCTTATGAAAAGACAACCATTCCAAGCATCAAATTCTTCTAACATAGAAGAGGCTCCAAATGAAGAAACTCAAAGGTTTTATAACCTTTTGTTGGAGGCAAATACGCCTTTGTATGAAGGAGCATCAGACTCCAAATTATCAATGTGTGTGAGGCTTTTAGCTTGCAAGTCGAATTGGAATATTCCTAACCAATGCATAGATTTTTTTGCAAAAATGCTTTTGGATGTAACACCACACAAATGTGGTTTACCGAAAACTTACTACGATGCAAAAAAGATAGTGTCAAAGCTGGGATTACAGTCACAgaggattgattgttgtgtgGATGGTTGCATGCTattctatgataatgaatatggtaAGAATGACGGAGCGTTACTTGAATGCAAATTTTGTGGGAAGCCAAGGTATGAACAACACAAGACAGGAGCAAGTTCTAAAAAAAAAGTGCCCGTTAAGTCCATGTTCTATTTGCCAATAATTCCAAGACTTCAAAGAATGTATGCCTCAAAAGAAACTGCAACAGAAATGACATGGCACCATCACAACAGGTCGTCAAATGGTGTTTTGCGTCATCCATGTGATGGAGAGGCGTGGAAGCACTTTGATAGAGTACATCGTGATTTTTCCATTGAGCCACGCAATGTTCGACTAGGTTTATGCTCGGATGGTTTTAATCCATATGTGCAGGCGTCAAATATACCATATTCGTGTTGGCCAGTAATTGTCACGCCGTACAACCTTCCTCCAGAAATGTGCATGTCTAAACCCTACATGTTTTTGACATGTCTCATTCCGGGGCCATTCAATCCTAAAGTACGCATTGATGTATACCTAGAGCCCTTGATAGATGACTTGAAAAAGTTGTGGAGTGGTGTCATAACATACGATATTTCAAGGCGACAAAACTTTGTCATGAGAGCGATGCTAATGTGGACAATTAATGATTTTCCTGCTTATGGTATGTTGTCTGGATGGAGCACCCATGGTAAATTGGCatgtccacattgcatggagcATTCAAAggcttttagattatataatggGCGAAAAAATTCGTGGTTTGACTCCCATCGGAGGTTTTTACCAAATGAACATGCCTTTAGGAGAAATAGGAATGCTTTCAAAAAGGGGGAAGTGGACATGGAAGATGCGCCACCATATTTGACGGGAACAGAAGTTTGGAATAGAGTTAATGGTTATCCTAAAGTAACTGAAAATGGTGCACCAAGAATAGATGGATACGGTGAGTGGCATAATTGGACGAAAAAAAACATCTTTTGGGATCTACCATATTGGAAGGATAATTTGTTAAGGCATAATCTTGATTTCATGCATATTGAGAAGAAtttctttgacaacatttttaatACTGTCATGAATGTCAGTGGGAAGTCAAAAGACAATGAAAAGGCCCGAATGGATTTAGGCTTGTATTGTAAACGAAAAGACTTGGAGCTCAAAACTCATACTAATGGAAAGATGTACAAGCCAAAAGCTAATTATACACTTTCAGTAGACCAATCAAAACAGGTCTGCCAGTGGTTAAAAGATCTTAGGATGCCTAACGGATATTCTTCTAACTTGTCAAGGTGTGTTGATGTGAATAGGGGAAAGGTCATTGGGATGAAAAGCCATGACTGCCATGTGTTTATGGAATGCTTACTTCCTATAGCGTTTAGTTCTTTACCGACTCATGTTCTCAATCCCATTACAGAAGTAAGTCATTTCTTTAGAGATTTATGTTCTACAACATTGAATGAGGTCGACCTtcggaagatggaagaaaacatTCCGCTCATTCTTTGCAAGATGGAGAGAATATTCCCTCCCTCATTCTTTGATTGTATGGAACATCTCCCTGTACATCTTCCATATGAGGCAAGACTTGGTGGACCGGTCCAAtataggtggatgtacccaTTTGAAAGGTGACAATATCTCATTCAACTGTTGTATTTAGATGTCACACATATTGAAAGTAACATACCACTTTCTTAAATTGTAGGTTCATGGGATATGCTAAACGTTCAGTTAAGAATAAAGCTAGGGTTGAAGGATCAATAGTGGCATCATATTTGCACAGAGAAACAACTCATTTTTGTTCACACTACTTCAAGAACTTTATGTTAACACCACAAAGCAATAGAAATGAAGTAGACACTGAAATTGAAAGGACAACGTTATCAGTGTTTGACGAAGGTGGTCGTCATTCCGGGAGGGAATCAACTCATTGGCTAAGTGACGAAGAATTGAGATCAgctcatgttcatctcttgaTCAATTGCAATGAAGTTCAACCTTATCTTGAGTAAGGCTCCAAATAAATTGCTTTTTTGtatggattttgtttttatgtattaaattgaTATTGACCGAATATTGTCATACCTATGGACAGCTCATTCTTACATACCTATCAACTTTCAGAGTCAAACAGTTCAACACATATACATGCAAATTTCCCATTGTGGTTCAGGGATCAAGTACAATGCGCCACCAAATTCTTCCACATAAATTTGTTATTcacatatttattcatttttaattatattgaataggTTCATATATTTTGTGGTTGTAGGTTCATAACGATCCTTTAAGTGTCAGAAACCAACATCTTAGAGATTTATCACTTGGTCCTTTAAGATGTGTAAAGGAATGGCATACCTACTTTGTCAATGGATATAAATTTCATACCCATGCATGGAGCCAGGGCAAGACGACTATAAATAGTGGGGTTCATGTTAAAGGCCTTACAGAAGGGGGTGAAGATGATTTCTATGGTGTCATTAAGCACATATATGAGCTCGAGTACAATACCTCAACCATTGAAAAGAaggttgtattattttattgtgattggTTTGATCCATCAAGAATAGGGACAAGAGTGGATTCAAAGTATGGCATTGTGGATATTCGAATGGATAAAAGATATGTCTTGTTTGATCCTTTTATAATTGTACATAATGTAGAACAAGTGTATTATGTACCATATCCTGCATCGCACACCGACAAACGGGGTTGGTGTGTTGCAATAAAGACCAAACCTAGAGGTCGTATAGATTCCAATGACGTAGATGCCATTGAGCCATaccaagtggaggaaatgtCACATGTTAATGACATCATTCAAGTTGAAGAAGTTATCCGATTGCAAGATATAGAAGCCGGTCTTGAAGAAGTGGACCCCAACAATGTACCATCAGTTGAAGGCTATATGGATGAAGAAACAAGTGAATCGGAAGAACAATGCAGCGAAGAAGGACAAAGTCAAGATGAGGATGAAGATTCATTTCACAGTTCTAGTAGTGAATAGAGTTACGATGTGGTGGTGTACCCATGGGGGATCATAAACCCATACTTTTAGAGGGGAGAAAGAAGAAGTGATGTAAtcatttatgtaaattttaaagacTGTAAAAACCAAATGGTAAAAGATGTTGAAAACAGAACAGTAAAGATGTTTAAAGACTGTAAATTttaactgaaaatgaaatttatcagagattcaacattaaaataaaatcactgACTAAAAATCAAACCGATCAAACTGCGCCAATTTGCTGTGACAAATTACATGCTTTCAGAAATAAAACACTAcattattttactgttttaaaatgGGAAACAAAGAGGAAGAGGCGTTTTTGTCTCAATAGCTAGCTTTGAAGACTTTCTTCCATTCCTTGGACGTAGGAAAATAGGTGGGGCCCTaacttgtcttcttcttcaatttgtttgCACTCTTCTTACTCTTCTGAATTTTGCTTCAACCGTGCCTTCTCCTTTCCATTCATCCATggcttctcttttcttccaatGGTTGGACACTCTCTTAATGGATGCTTCACCTTGTTCTTGCTACAACCATCATTCCATTTCCTTGGATATTAGCTACTGTCATTCTTCAAAAAATAATCTTGAGCTTCCAATAAGTAGTGGCTGGAACACAACACCGTTCTCCTAAGCCATCCCCATTGAATTAGCGCCTCCTTTCTTGGTAAAGAATAAAATGACAGCAGCGTAATGGATGCCCATTTTTAAAACGAAAATCTGAATGAAAGGTGCTTCCAAGTTCTCCCTCTGTCCGTGTGCTCttcaaaatgaataatatatatgtgtaaAACGTGAGTGGCAGCTGCTGTACGTCCCCCTCTAAAAAGCCAAAACTGAATTAAATTTTCTCCAAACTGGAAACCACGTTCCAGCCAAGGTTGTGCCAACTTAGATGTTTCGAAAATGAAGTTTTCCATGGTCACTAGGCCATCAGGTTTTGATAGAATGAAAAAGATTACTTTTGATAGTGGATGGTCCCCATGCAGTGACAAATTCTTAGAAGTTATAGCTCCACcttttgtcttttatttcaCCATGTAAAACACTTTTCCAAacacttttatttcatttggaGCTTCTCTTACGTGAACAACATGGTGGTCCCTTTCTTCCACTTCCCTTAAATTTGCCAAATTGAATTGTTGATTGCACAGAAAACCGTGACCACCATTTGGAATGTGGTCCCCTCAATTGGTTCAAATGCTTTTTACAAAAttctgaaagaaagaaaggagttGCATGAAACCCTTTCCATGAGCTTTAGTGGTAGTCCCTTGTGACATGTTAGACACCAAAACAATGCTTCCATTATTCTTTGCAGAATGCGTGACATGGCAAGGGGAATAACTTCCCAACGTGTATTTTCAATAAGTGTGTAAGAGTTCCAAATCAAATTTTCCATTTCAACACAGTGCAGCTCCTTCCAAGTAAATAACACAGTGTGCAAACAAGAACATCATCATCatgttgttttcttacttttcctttccattcaattgtaaaaatatattgacccaacaattttgttttttgttcaaGAATATGGCATCAGATGGTTGTGACCCTCCTATTCCACCTTTAGCAAAATCAGATAAGGAGAAGGGCAAGAAGAAATCTTATATGGTGAAGTTGTTAAATCGTTTCAATAATGTAAATGCTTCAAGTAGTCAACCATCTACACCTACCTCTACCTCCACTGCTAGATTTATTCCACCACCATTACAAGTTCCTGGTTTGACACCTACTGCACCATCAATTCCACCTTCGTTGGAAGTTCCTGCCTTCACACCTAGTCCACAACAATTTGCTGCTGATCAATGGAGATCACCCTCCCCCCATGTTGGTTCTAACCCAACAACTCCCACAAATATGCCATCACCACCTCCTATAGGGGATAACCCTCCACATTCAAGTTCAGCAGCCAATGACTTTGAAGATGTTTCCAACAATCGTCCAATCATTACACCTATTGGAGGAGGGtaagaaaacatcaattttATGTTCCAAGCATATAGtgtattattctaatatttgacttttattttggtATAGGTTTTATCCAACAAAAACAGCATCCAAAGCAATCACAGCCACCATCAAGCAACAGTTTGATGAGCCATGGGTGACATGGGGAAATATACCTCAGACACAAAGAGATGTTTTGTTTGAGCGTTTTAGGGTACACTTTTGTTTATTTACATTATGTTATCCAATATTAGGGTACACTTGTCCTCAATTATCTTATCCAATATTAATCTTTGTTGTCAACAGAGGAAGGTTTCATGGAGGTCTAACCATgaagaaaaggtgaaaaaaaatttccacACCAAAGCATCTCATAGATTATCTGAGATGTTTAAAAAGGCTCGAACAGAAGGAAAAAAACCTAATTGGATGGGGGATATTGTTTGGAATGGTCTTTTGGAGAAGTGGAACATGccactttatagacaaaaatGTGAAACGGCCAAAAAGAATAGGACATCTGATAAGGGTGGTTGTTTGCACACTGGGGGATCCATTAGCGTGCATGAGCATGCAATTCGTCTggtacatataaatttatttttacatttctagtcataaactttacaaatatttcATGTTAAAAACTTACATCTTCTTTGCTTTCAGTCACAGGAGCTTGGTCGGTCAgtgcatgttgatgaaatatttcagcaAACACATATTCGAGCATCAACAGGACAATTTGTAGATGAAAGGTCTAGGCGGACACATGTTAGTTTCTACTAACTCcattatattctttattaggTTGTAATTCTTAGGTCTATCTATTTAACGATAATCATGTATTCATTTAACAGGAAGAGTTTGaagcaaaattttctcaaataagatcTGAGACAGCATCTGTTGGTGCTTCAGCATGTTCTCCCCTAGACCCTGCAGATGAGGAAAGATTGAGGAACCAATGTTGGTTGGACGTTGCTGGTGGAAGGTACAAGGGACGCGTATACGACATCGGAAATGTCAGTGCTCAAGATGACTGTGTTGATAGTTACATACAACAGACACAGGCATCTTCTTCTCAGCAACCGATGGCAGACGACATTTCTAACCTCCACACACGAGTATCAACCCATGATGACCAACTTCGACAGATGAACTCTCAATTGCAAGGCTTTATTGGCGTCATAATGCAGTACCTTCCGCCTCCTGCAGTCGCAATTGCACAACAATTTTTTCAATCCCAAAATCAGCCACAACCTAATGTTCAACCACAGCAACCACATCAACCACAACAAGCACAGCAACCACAGCAAGCACAGCAAGCACAGCAACCAACAGATCAACCACAAGATGATAATGTTTATGGAGATTATTAGTTATGTTCTTAGAAGTAGGGCATCTATGACTCAAACTTATTCCCTCAAGAACTTATTTCATCTTATTTGAACTTATTATAATTCACAATTATGTAAACATTCTTATTAGGATTATTAATGTGAAACGCTTGTTTGTCGGCTTTTTAagacttaatttatttatcaaatttgtgAATGGATATAATGTGCAGGTCTTGTGAATTGTCTGTGTGGTATGGGCAGGTCTTGTAAATTGTTTGTTTAGATGAGCAGGTATGCTATTCAAATTGATCTGTTTaaccgtatataagttatatacggaatatccgtatataagttatatacggaatatccgtatataatttatatacggattatccgtatataacttatatacggattatccgtatataacttatatacggattatccgtatataacttatatacggattatccgtatataacttatatacggattatccgtatataacttatatacggattatccgtatataagttatatacggattatccgtatataacttatatacggattatccgtatgtaatgTTATCTACGCcctttttatatacggatttttgatcgtatataatccgtatataacaccactttttatacggatttttgatgttatatacggatttcgGCCGTATATAAAtgcgatttttcttgtagtgtatcGTCAGCTTCTACAACACTTCTTGTATTAACAAACTTTTGACCTACAATGGAAATAGAAGAAGTCTCCTCCCACTACGTGactgaagaagaaaaggatgtTTCGGCCTCGACGGCTTATGCTTCTCGTACCTCCGGTTTTTGCCTCATACGCATCCctttttacttttagttttgGGTTGTTTACTCCATGAACCCCATATTTTTAACCACTAACCTTGTGtgttttacttttgtttttggacctagttttatattttactcaCTGGATCACCATATTGATTGTTGGCACCGCGTATTAATTGCTAACTGCAGCACTTCTTTTACTATTCTTGCAAgctctttgttttgttttcgcGTAGTTTCCTCGTCGCATCCCTATGatgagggttactccctacaccaccccactttcctccctccaccatcacatttttttaaaatttcaaaactatcctttatattttaaaatatcctacaccccacctcttttcttcaacggatgtcaacatccgttgaagaaaaaatgctTCCACGGacgtgccacatccgttaacggatgtggcgacatccgttgccttttttgttttttagcttttagtttttttattttttttgttttaaattaatatataaatattatttaattattttaaaattattacttaattatttataaattaattttattttatttaataaaataataattattaattttaatttatgtattattatttaaataataattaaaaaatttattataaatatattaaaacggatgtggcgacatc includes these proteins:
- the LOC108345488 gene encoding uncharacterized protein LOC108345488, which gives rise to MSHTGHLLAGSSSATPLSASSINILLYSILLEVVVYEGVIREKATSKEDCPQFLKGKNFHQFCSKNSDINTQSQELGRSVHVDEIFQQTHIRASTGQFVDERSRRTHEEFEAKFSQIRSETASVGASACSPLDPADEERLRNQCWLDVAGGRYKGRVYDIGNVSAQDDCVDSYIQQTQASSSQQPMADDISNLHTRVSTHDDQLRQMNSQLQGFIGVIMQYLPPPAVAIAQQFFQSQNQPQPNVQPQQPHQPQQAQQPQQAQQAQQPTDQPQDDNVYGDY